A region of Flavobacterium indicum GPTSA100-9 = DSM 17447 DNA encodes the following proteins:
- a CDS encoding mevalonate kinase family protein: MKGPLFYSKILLFGEYGIIQDSKGLSIPYNFYNGALKMDENPSDEAKKSNESLVKFTAYLEQLQTEQPELVTFNLEALQKDVTAGMYFDSSIPQGYGVGSSGALVAAIYDKYATNKITVLENLTREKLLQLKAIFSQMESFFHGKSSGLDPLNSYLSLPILINSKDNIEPTGIPSQSTSGKGAVFLIDSGIVGETAPMVNIFMENLKDQGFRTMLKSQFIKYTDKCVENFLHGDFKNLFQNTKELSKVVLNNFKPMIPEQFHQVWQKGIDTNDYYLKLCGSGGGGYILGFTEDLEKAKSSLKDYKLEVVYQF, encoded by the coding sequence ATGAAAGGACCACTTTTTTATTCTAAAATTTTACTTTTTGGAGAATATGGAATTATCCAAGATTCAAAAGGTCTTTCTATACCTTATAACTTTTATAATGGTGCTTTAAAAATGGACGAAAATCCTTCCGATGAAGCAAAAAAATCAAATGAAAGTTTAGTGAAATTTACGGCTTATTTGGAACAATTACAAACCGAACAGCCCGAATTAGTTACGTTTAATTTAGAAGCGCTTCAAAAAGATGTGACGGCTGGAATGTACTTTGATTCTAGTATACCACAAGGATATGGAGTAGGAAGTAGTGGTGCTTTAGTGGCAGCTATTTATGATAAATACGCAACAAACAAAATTACAGTATTAGAGAACTTAACGAGAGAGAAATTATTGCAATTAAAAGCAATTTTTTCACAGATGGAATCTTTCTTTCATGGTAAAAGTTCTGGATTAGATCCGTTAAATTCGTATTTAAGTTTACCTATTTTAATCAATTCTAAAGATAATATTGAGCCAACTGGAATTCCGAGTCAATCTACTTCTGGAAAAGGAGCGGTTTTTTTAATTGATTCTGGAATAGTGGGAGAAACCGCACCTATGGTGAATATTTTTATGGAAAATTTGAAAGATCAAGGATTCCGTACCATGTTGAAATCTCAGTTTATTAAATATACCGATAAATGTGTAGAGAACTTTTTACATGGGGATTTCAAAAACTTATTCCAAAACACAAAAGAATTGTCTAAAGTTGTCTTGAATAACTTTAAACCAATGATTCCTGAGCAATTCCATCAAGTATGGCAAAAAGGAATTGATACCAACGATTATTATTTAAAATTATGTGGTTCTGGTGGCGGTGGCTATATTTTAGGTTTTACAGAAGACTTAGAGAAAGCCAAATCGTCCTTGAAAGACTATAAGTTAGAAGTGGTATATCAATTTTAA
- a CDS encoding four helix bundle protein yields MVRDNVIKNKTFEFAKEIVYLYKVLVSKNEFVLSKQLLRAGTSIGANVRESEHAQSKADFIHKLSISLKEANETDYWLDLLFETNYLTNDEFQNVKDKNIEILRILTSIINTSKINNF; encoded by the coding sequence ATGGTAAGGGATAATGTTATAAAAAATAAAACATTTGAATTTGCAAAAGAAATAGTGTACCTTTATAAGGTTTTAGTTAGTAAAAATGAATTTGTATTGTCAAAACAATTATTGCGAGCTGGAACTTCAATAGGTGCAAATGTTAGAGAATCAGAACATGCTCAAAGTAAAGCTGATTTCATACATAAACTATCAATTTCATTAAAAGAAGCAAATGAAACAGATTATTGGTTAGATTTGTTGTTTGAAACAAATTACTTAACAAATGACGAGTTTCAAAATGTAAAAGATAAAAATATTGAAATATTGCGAATACTTACGAGTATAATTAATACTTCAAAAATTAATAATTTTTAA